The proteins below come from a single uncultured Carboxylicivirga sp. genomic window:
- the priA gene encoding primosomal protein N', whose product MTSSTQFADIILPVPLPRLFTYSIPDDLIHLADIGKRVVVSFGKKKSYSGIVYKIHQNEPKEYETKPILSVLDTLPIVNTEQLRFWEWLSDYYQCTLGEIYKAALPSGLKMESETNVIYNAEFVAEKPLSSNEDKILDIVSSKKVCTINEINQLSGLKNCLPVLKRLLDYNALFVNEKLKESYKAKTEKVLSLHANCRSEEQMHQVFDTLSRAPKQLELLMAFLSMSGGVNKANEDAEVLRQDLLKKSNASAAALKELISKEILSETERNVDRLDLSEKEKNEAHPLNEAQQEAYHQIHHSFEEKDVCLLHGVTSGGKTEIYIHLIEEQLKAGRQVLYLLPEIALTTQITTRLKKHFGNLLGIYHSKFADAERVEVWQNLLEQKNYQIILGVRSSIFLPFKNLGLIIVDEEHENTYKQFDPAPRYHARDASIVLGKLFGAKILLGTATPSVESYFNAQHGKYGLVELTQRFEGIQMPEIIAVDTREARRKKKMNSHFSPVLLEEMDKALKAGEQVILFQNRRGFSPFIECGQCAWVAKCVNCDVSMTYHKHLNQLVCHYCNHTEKLPDVCPACHSPAIETRGFGTEKIQEDMSIIFPDYKVARMDLDTTRSKSAYDKIIGNFEDGKIQILIGTQMISKGLDFENVRVVGILNADNMLNYPDFRAFERSYQLMTQVSGRAGRKHKRGLVILQTSNPQHPVIIDVINHNFKNHFKGQIDDRRAFKYPPFYRLINITIKHKDQQVTKQAAYFVAKQLGVVLGNRVLGPQAPVINRIQNQFIQKILIKMERKASPVKVKQLIQEVVFSVKAQQAYRYVIFQIDVDPA is encoded by the coding sequence ATGACTTCAAGTACCCAATTTGCCGATATTATTTTGCCTGTACCGTTGCCCCGGTTATTTACATATAGTATACCTGATGATTTGATACATTTGGCTGATATTGGTAAACGTGTGGTCGTTTCGTTTGGAAAGAAAAAGTCATATTCGGGTATTGTTTACAAAATACATCAGAATGAGCCTAAAGAGTACGAAACGAAGCCTATCCTTAGCGTTTTAGATACTCTTCCAATTGTAAATACTGAACAGTTGCGTTTTTGGGAATGGTTATCTGATTATTATCAATGTACATTAGGTGAAATTTATAAAGCAGCACTTCCATCTGGATTGAAGATGGAAAGTGAAACCAATGTTATTTATAATGCTGAGTTTGTTGCCGAAAAACCACTTTCATCTAACGAAGATAAGATCCTCGATATAGTATCGTCTAAAAAGGTTTGTACTATTAATGAAATTAATCAGTTAAGTGGGCTGAAAAATTGTTTGCCAGTTCTAAAGCGTTTGCTTGATTATAATGCATTGTTTGTTAATGAAAAATTAAAAGAAAGTTATAAGGCTAAAACAGAAAAGGTGCTTTCGTTACATGCAAATTGTAGAAGTGAAGAGCAAATGCACCAGGTTTTTGATACACTCTCTAGAGCACCAAAGCAGTTAGAGTTACTTATGGCATTTTTATCCATGAGTGGAGGTGTTAATAAAGCGAATGAAGATGCTGAGGTATTGCGTCAGGATTTACTCAAGAAAAGTAATGCGTCTGCTGCTGCATTAAAGGAGTTGATTAGTAAAGAAATTTTATCAGAAACGGAGCGTAATGTTGATCGCTTAGATCTTTCTGAAAAGGAAAAGAATGAAGCTCATCCGTTAAATGAAGCTCAGCAGGAAGCTTATCATCAAATACATCATTCGTTTGAGGAAAAAGATGTTTGCTTGTTGCACGGAGTTACCTCTGGTGGTAAAACAGAGATTTATATACATTTAATAGAGGAACAATTAAAAGCGGGACGGCAGGTGTTATATCTGTTACCAGAAATTGCTCTGACTACACAAATTACTACCCGTCTTAAAAAGCACTTTGGGAATTTATTAGGAATCTATCACAGTAAATTTGCCGATGCCGAACGGGTGGAAGTTTGGCAAAACCTTCTGGAACAAAAAAATTATCAGATTATACTTGGTGTTCGTTCTTCGATATTTCTTCCATTTAAAAATCTGGGATTAATTATTGTTGATGAAGAACATGAAAATACATACAAACAGTTTGATCCGGCTCCTCGCTATCATGCGCGCGATGCCTCTATTGTATTAGGTAAGTTATTTGGAGCCAAAATTCTTTTGGGAACCGCTACACCTTCTGTTGAATCGTATTTTAATGCCCAGCACGGGAAATATGGTTTAGTGGAATTAACACAACGATTTGAAGGAATTCAAATGCCCGAAATTATTGCTGTTGATACACGTGAGGCTCGTCGGAAGAAAAAGATGAATTCGCACTTTTCTCCTGTTTTACTTGAGGAAATGGATAAAGCTTTGAAAGCGGGTGAACAGGTTATTCTTTTTCAAAATCGGAGGGGGTTTAGTCCGTTTATTGAATGCGGACAATGTGCATGGGTGGCTAAATGTGTGAATTGTGATGTTAGTATGACTTATCATAAGCACTTGAATCAGTTGGTATGTCACTACTGTAATCACACCGAAAAACTGCCGGATGTTTGTCCGGCTTGTCATAGTCCGGCTATTGAAACACGGGGCTTTGGTACCGAAAAAATTCAGGAAGATATGTCAATTATTTTTCCTGATTATAAAGTAGCACGAATGGATTTGGATACAACTCGCAGTAAGTCGGCCTATGATAAAATCATCGGTAATTTTGAGGATGGAAAAATTCAGATTCTTATTGGTACCCAGATGATTTCGAAAGGATTAGATTTTGAAAATGTGCGGGTTGTTGGTATTTTGAATGCAGACAATATGCTAAACTATCCCGATTTCAGAGCATTTGAGCGAAGTTATCAATTAATGACACAAGTGAGTGGGCGTGCGGGAAGGAAGCATAAACGAGGTTTGGTAATTTTACAAACATCCAATCCTCAGCATCCTGTAATCATCGATGTAATCAATCATAATTTCAAAAACCACTTTAAAGGTCAGATAGATGATCGTAGAGCATTTAAATATCCGCCATTTTATCGATTAATTAATATTACCATTAAGCACAAAGATCAACAGGTAACAAAGCAGGCTGCATATTTTGTGGCCAAACAGTTAGGTGTTGTTTTGGGTAATCGTGTTTTGGGTCCACAAGCCCCGGTTATCAACCGAATACAAAATCAGTTTATTCAAAAGATACTGATAAAAATGGAGCGAAAGGCTTCTCCGGTTAAAGTAAAGCAGTTGATTCAGGAGGTTGTTTTTTCGGTTAAAGCTCAACAGGCGTATCGATATGTTATATTTCAAATAGATGTTGATCCGGCTTAA
- a CDS encoding MBL fold metallo-hydrolase, whose product MKIINILENNSIHNKIKCEHGLSTYLEVGQYKIIYDTGQTNKFINNAIELGINLSAIDYVILSHGHYDHTGGLPAFLQINSKAKIILHPNGLRERFSCSSKMIKSNGIPWRLEWQQYKDRILFINETQSLFPGLWIVTQLANNKKPVLNDRLVFKPNDTYIPDPFEDEIVIVAQENNQTILLTGCAHNGIINILKTTQETLQIDKYSFVGGGLHLNSQTDTYIKNLLDNIKPYTIDKWGLNHCTGQNAINIFEQNYPDKVIDFSGGSCISFD is encoded by the coding sequence GTGAAAATAATAAACATCCTTGAAAACAATAGCATTCATAATAAAATAAAATGTGAGCATGGTTTATCAACCTATTTGGAAGTTGGTCAATACAAAATCATTTATGATACAGGTCAAACAAACAAATTCATAAATAACGCCATTGAGTTGGGGATAAACCTCTCTGCAATTGATTATGTAATACTTAGTCATGGACACTATGATCACACAGGTGGATTACCTGCTTTTTTACAAATAAATTCTAAAGCTAAAATTATACTTCATCCCAATGGATTACGAGAACGATTTTCGTGCTCTTCAAAAATGATAAAGTCAAATGGGATTCCTTGGAGATTAGAATGGCAACAATACAAAGACCGTATACTATTTATTAATGAAACACAATCTTTATTTCCTGGTTTATGGATTGTTACTCAGTTGGCTAATAATAAAAAACCAGTACTTAACGATCGTTTGGTTTTCAAACCTAATGATACCTATATCCCCGACCCATTTGAAGATGAAATTGTAATTGTGGCGCAGGAAAACAATCAAACCATTTTATTAACAGGTTGTGCCCACAATGGCATCATCAATATTTTAAAAACAACACAAGAAACATTACAAATTGACAAATATTCTTTTGTCGGAGGAGGATTACATTTAAACAGCCAAACTGATACCTACATCAAAAACCTGCTTGACAACATTAAACCCTATACTATAGATAAATGGGGACTTAATCACTGCACTGGTCAAAATGCAATCAATATTTTCGAACAAAATTATCCAGATAAAGTTATAGACTTTAGTGGAGGTAGTTGTATTTCTTTCGACTAA
- a CDS encoding ATP-binding protein gives MGKRESKIGIGALKNQIVNTSLIFGVIMYAIAFSISFSNVPNYFNKVNYITNSIVLSSVIIVALLRNRLSLRVKSIFLIAALVIAVILHIIWLGIYSEYMPLIIMVPFFAILAFNLRESIIIFILAIGSIVILGLLHVNNILTVRQSDLDRYHHLQTWVLALLILSFVSVGILIIITKFYNTFHVLVNDLKTQNRKLQFSEQSYREIFNSTTDAILKLDYNGEIEDINDAACQMFGYTHEEFIHFDWSNPQNREREGYTYIQASKYLQDVKTKGNITFEWLSQHKNGNLLWVEIAIKTTYILGDKKLLAVVRNIDEKKKIQLQLDEYRNRLEDIVNDRTIALHNANDELTRMNGNLYLQKEELRIALDELKDAHNKLLQSEKMATLGVLAAGIAHEVNSPLQYIQAGAIGLEAYFEDTYNQVPTEVNMLLSSINEGVSRSANIVASLNQFSRQKNELTESVNIHNVIDNCLNILGNKLKYKITVEKQFFKDNIIIIGNEGQLHQVIINVLTNAIQAIEDEGKILIKTSIKDHQAQISFIDNGHGIKPEDINRLTEPFFTTKPSGEGTGLGLSITQKIIEEHKGKINFTSEPDLGTTVTITFPI, from the coding sequence ATGGGGAAACGTGAATCAAAAATCGGGATAGGTGCACTTAAGAATCAGATTGTTAACACTTCGCTGATTTTTGGTGTCATCATGTATGCTATCGCATTCTCAATCAGCTTTAGCAATGTTCCAAATTATTTTAATAAAGTTAACTACATTACCAATTCAATAGTATTGAGTTCCGTTATCATTGTAGCTCTACTTCGAAACAGATTGAGTTTAAGGGTTAAATCCATCTTTTTAATAGCAGCCTTAGTAATAGCAGTAATATTGCATATTATTTGGTTAGGTATATATTCAGAATATATGCCCCTAATAATAATGGTACCTTTTTTTGCAATTCTTGCATTTAATCTTCGTGAATCCATTATTATATTCATACTTGCCATTGGATCAATTGTTATTTTGGGGCTTCTGCATGTTAACAACATTCTAACTGTTAGGCAAAGTGATTTAGACAGATATCATCACCTACAAACATGGGTATTAGCCTTATTAATTTTGTCATTTGTTTCTGTTGGTATCCTTATCATCATTACTAAATTTTACAACACTTTTCATGTATTGGTCAATGACCTTAAAACCCAAAATAGAAAGTTACAATTTAGTGAGCAAAGTTATCGCGAGATCTTCAACTCCACTACAGATGCGATCTTAAAACTAGATTACAATGGAGAAATAGAAGATATTAATGACGCAGCTTGTCAAATGTTCGGATATACTCACGAAGAGTTTATACATTTTGATTGGTCTAATCCCCAAAATCGTGAAAGAGAAGGGTATACATATATTCAGGCCTCAAAATACCTACAGGATGTCAAAACCAAGGGTAACATCACTTTTGAATGGTTATCGCAACATAAAAACGGCAACCTACTTTGGGTAGAAATTGCAATAAAAACTACCTATATATTAGGGGACAAAAAGCTTTTGGCTGTAGTAAGGAACATCGACGAGAAGAAAAAAATTCAACTTCAACTGGACGAATATCGCAATCGACTGGAAGACATTGTTAACGATAGAACTATTGCTCTACACAATGCTAATGATGAATTAACCCGCATGAATGGTAATTTATATCTTCAAAAAGAAGAACTTAGAATTGCTTTAGACGAGCTAAAAGATGCACATAACAAGCTTTTGCAATCTGAAAAAATGGCCACCTTGGGCGTTCTGGCAGCAGGCATTGCTCATGAAGTAAATAGTCCTCTCCAATACATTCAGGCAGGAGCAATCGGTTTAGAAGCTTACTTCGAAGACACTTACAACCAAGTACCTACTGAAGTTAATATGCTACTAAGCTCCATCAACGAAGGCGTCAGTCGATCGGCTAATATAGTTGCCAGTTTAAATCAGTTTAGTCGACAAAAAAATGAACTAACAGAATCTGTTAATATACATAATGTAATTGATAACTGCCTCAATATTTTAGGCAATAAGCTTAAATACAAGATTACCGTTGAGAAACAGTTCTTTAAAGACAATATTATAATTATTGGTAACGAAGGTCAACTTCATCAGGTTATTATCAATGTACTAACCAATGCAATTCAGGCAATTGAAGACGAAGGAAAGATATTGATTAAAACTTCGATAAAAGATCATCAGGCACAGATATCGTTTATTGATAATGGACACGGTATTAAACCCGAAGACATAAACAGGCTTACTGAACCATTCTTTACAACCAAGCCTTCAGGCGAAGGAACCGGACTTGGCTTATCCATCACACAAAAAATAATTGAAGAACACAAAGGGAAGATTAATTTTACCTCAGAACCTGATTTAGGTACTACGGTAACCATTACGTTTCCTATTTAA
- the recQ gene encoding DNA helicase RecQ has translation MAKQVDLNAHLKRHFGFDTFKGNQEDVINNVLNGNDTFVLMPTGGGKSLCYQLPALILPGTAIVISPLIALMKNQVDAMRNFSEDNGIAHFLNSSLTKTAINQVKEDILAGKTKLLYVAPESLTKEENIEFLKQVDISFYAVDEAHCISEWGHDFRPEYRRIRPIISEIGESPLIALTATATPKVQHDIQKNLGMLDAMVFKSSFNRPNLYYEVRPKIHPSKEIIKILKNNIGKSAIIYCLSRKKVEELAETLVVNGIKALPYHAGMDASTRAKNQDAFLMEETDVIVATIAFGMGIDKPDVRIVMHYDIPKSLEGYYQETGRAGRDGGEGRCIAFYSYKDIQKLEKFMQGKPLAEQEIGKQLLLETVSYAESSICRRKTLLHYFGEKYTEENCETCDNCVNPKEEFEAKDSVVKLLNTIIEFKERFKSDHIINILIGNNNTAVKSYKHNEHSMFGSGDEFDEKHWNAVIRQSLVRGYIIKDIETYGLLHVSKGGYEFLKKPQSVMMTKDHDFDTIEEETNTGGTAAVDDALFSMLKDLRKKISKKLNLPPFVIFQDPSLEAMSTYYPVSIEELQNIPGVGTGKANRFGKDFVKLIASHVDENEIDRPMDMVVKSVANKSKMKISIIQSIDRQMPLDEVASSKGIEMDELVKELESIVYSGTRVNIDYYIDQVMDEDIKEDIFYYFKEEAETDEISAALEELGEDTYSEENIRLVRIKFISEVGN, from the coding sequence ATGGCAAAGCAGGTTGATCTAAATGCCCATTTAAAAAGGCATTTTGGGTTTGATACCTTTAAAGGTAATCAAGAAGATGTGATTAACAATGTGTTAAACGGAAATGATACATTTGTTTTAATGCCTACTGGAGGAGGAAAGTCATTGTGTTACCAACTTCCAGCTCTGATATTACCGGGAACCGCTATTGTAATTTCTCCATTGATCGCTTTGATGAAAAATCAGGTAGATGCAATGCGAAATTTTAGCGAGGATAATGGTATCGCTCATTTTTTAAATTCTTCGCTTACAAAAACGGCCATTAATCAGGTTAAAGAAGATATTTTGGCGGGTAAAACCAAGTTGCTTTATGTAGCTCCCGAATCTTTAACTAAAGAAGAAAATATAGAGTTTTTAAAGCAGGTTGATATTTCTTTTTATGCTGTAGATGAAGCCCACTGTATCTCTGAGTGGGGGCATGATTTTCGTCCTGAGTACAGGCGTATTAGGCCAATAATTAGTGAGATAGGAGAATCTCCCTTGATTGCTTTAACTGCAACTGCTACTCCTAAAGTGCAGCACGATATACAGAAAAATTTAGGGATGTTGGATGCGATGGTTTTTAAATCATCCTTTAATCGACCTAATTTGTATTACGAAGTACGCCCAAAAATTCATCCTTCAAAAGAGATTATTAAGATACTAAAAAACAATATTGGGAAATCGGCAATCATCTATTGTTTAAGTCGTAAAAAAGTGGAAGAGCTTGCTGAAACATTGGTAGTGAATGGTATTAAAGCATTACCATATCATGCGGGTATGGATGCCTCAACCAGAGCTAAAAATCAGGATGCCTTTCTGATGGAGGAAACAGATGTAATTGTTGCAACTATCGCATTTGGAATGGGTATTGATAAGCCAGATGTACGTATTGTTATGCATTATGATATTCCTAAGAGTCTGGAAGGCTATTATCAGGAAACGGGTCGTGCTGGACGTGATGGCGGAGAAGGTAGGTGTATTGCGTTTTATAGCTATAAGGATATCCAGAAGCTAGAAAAATTTATGCAAGGTAAGCCTTTGGCAGAGCAGGAAATAGGAAAACAGCTTTTGTTAGAAACTGTGTCGTATGCTGAATCTTCGATTTGTAGAAGAAAAACGTTACTACATTATTTCGGAGAGAAATACACCGAAGAGAATTGCGAAACGTGCGATAACTGTGTAAATCCTAAAGAAGAATTTGAAGCAAAAGATAGTGTGGTTAAATTATTAAATACGATAATTGAGTTTAAAGAGCGATTTAAATCAGACCATATTATTAATATTTTGATAGGTAATAATAATACCGCCGTAAAATCATATAAGCATAACGAGCACTCAATGTTTGGCTCAGGAGATGAGTTTGATGAAAAGCATTGGAATGCTGTTATTCGACAATCGCTTGTTAGAGGCTATATTATTAAAGATATAGAGACATATGGATTGTTGCATGTAAGTAAAGGAGGTTATGAGTTTTTGAAAAAGCCACAGTCGGTAATGATGACCAAAGATCACGACTTTGATACAATTGAGGAAGAAACCAATACAGGTGGAACTGCAGCTGTTGACGATGCTTTATTTTCGATGCTCAAAGATTTACGTAAAAAAATTTCGAAGAAGTTAAATCTTCCTCCATTTGTTATTTTCCAGGATCCGTCTTTAGAAGCAATGTCAACTTATTATCCTGTATCTATTGAGGAATTACAAAATATTCCAGGGGTAGGAACAGGAAAAGCTAATCGATTTGGCAAGGATTTTGTCAAGCTTATTGCATCCCATGTTGATGAGAATGAAATTGACCGCCCCATGGATATGGTGGTAAAATCAGTTGCCAATAAGTCGAAAATGAAAATTAGTATTATTCAAAGTATCGATCGTCAGATGCCACTCGATGAAGTTGCGTCGTCGAAAGGTATAGAGATGGACGAACTAGTTAAAGAACTCGAATCTATTGTTTATTCCGGAACCCGTGTAAATATCGATTATTATATCGATCAGGTGATGGATGAAGATATAAAAGAAGATATATTCTACTATTTTAAAGAAGAAGCTGAAACCGATGAGATTAGTGCTGCTTTGGAAGAATTAGGTGAAGATACCTACTCGGAAGAAAATATTCGTTTAGTACGTATTAAGTTTATTTCTGAAGTTGGTAACTAG
- the tatC gene encoding twin-arginine translocase subunit TatC — MSNNSSGDMSFLDHLEVLRWHLVRSFAAVFIFAILAFIFKGFVFDTVILAPADPGFFTNRLLCILASKLDIPTLCINQQPLSFQNIKMSGQFTTHVWVSFVAGIIVAFPYVFWEFWRFIKPALYAKEVQNSRGAIFFTSILFTVGILFAYYIICPLSVHFLGTYQVSAKVENIVNLSSYIGTITSIVLAGGIIFELPIFIYFLAKVGLVSSEFLRKYRKHSIVLALLLAAVITPPDVISQLLVCFPLIILYESGIIIARKIEAKRKKELAKI, encoded by the coding sequence ATGAGTAATAATTCTTCTGGTGACATGTCTTTTCTAGATCATCTGGAGGTACTACGCTGGCATTTAGTACGATCCTTTGCCGCAGTTTTCATCTTTGCGATACTTGCCTTTATCTTCAAAGGCTTTGTGTTCGATACAGTTATATTAGCACCAGCTGACCCAGGATTTTTTACTAATCGACTTCTTTGTATCCTTGCTTCAAAGTTAGATATACCGACCCTTTGTATTAACCAACAACCTTTGAGCTTTCAGAATATTAAAATGTCAGGACAATTTACCACACACGTCTGGGTATCATTTGTTGCTGGCATAATAGTGGCATTTCCATACGTATTCTGGGAATTTTGGCGATTTATTAAACCAGCATTATACGCTAAAGAAGTTCAGAATTCAAGAGGAGCCATATTTTTTACTTCAATACTATTTACAGTAGGCATTTTATTCGCTTATTATATTATCTGTCCTTTATCGGTTCACTTTCTAGGAACATACCAGGTAAGCGCCAAAGTTGAAAATATAGTGAATTTAAGCTCCTATATAGGAACGATTACATCTATTGTATTAGCTGGAGGTATTATATTTGAATTACCTATATTTATATACTTCCTTGCAAAGGTAGGATTAGTAAGTTCAGAATTTTTAAGAAAATACCGCAAACATTCTATTGTTTTGGCATTATTATTAGCGGCAGTAATAACTCCACCTGATGTCATCAGTCAATTATTAGTTTGTTTCCCATTAATTATATTATATGAGTCGGGTATTATTATTGCTCGAAAAATAGAAGCTAAACGGAAAAAAGAATTAGCAAAAATTTAA
- the lptB gene encoding LPS export ABC transporter ATP-binding protein: MEGKLKLHTSDLIKKYKNRTVVKGVSVNVEQGEIVGLLGPNGAGKTTTFYMTVGLIKPNSGKIFLNDEEITHDAVYQRAQKGIGYLAQEASVFRQLSVEDNIKSVLEMTKFSKEYQKQRMEELLEEFSLTHIRKSLGIQLSGGERRRTEIARALAINPKFILLDEPFAGVDPIAVRDIQEIVAKLKYKNIGILITDHNVHETLAICDRAYLLFEGKILKAGTAEELALDEDVKRLYLGDDFELKRRDFAQ; encoded by the coding sequence ATGGAAGGTAAATTAAAACTACATACAAGCGACCTAATTAAGAAATACAAAAACCGTACGGTAGTAAAAGGAGTATCGGTAAATGTAGAACAAGGTGAAATTGTCGGTTTATTAGGTCCCAATGGAGCTGGAAAAACAACTACTTTCTATATGACGGTAGGTTTGATTAAACCCAATAGTGGTAAAATCTTTTTAAATGACGAAGAAATTACCCACGACGCAGTTTATCAAAGAGCACAAAAAGGTATTGGGTATCTGGCGCAGGAAGCAAGTGTTTTTCGTCAGTTAAGCGTTGAAGACAATATTAAGTCGGTTTTAGAGATGACTAAATTCAGTAAAGAATACCAAAAGCAGCGAATGGAAGAATTACTGGAAGAATTTAGTTTAACTCACATCCGAAAAAGTTTAGGTATTCAGTTATCCGGAGGAGAGCGACGAAGGACAGAAATTGCGCGAGCATTAGCCATCAATCCTAAATTTATTTTGCTTGATGAACCTTTTGCAGGTGTTGATCCGATAGCGGTACGCGACATTCAGGAGATTGTTGCAAAGCTCAAATATAAAAATATTGGAATTTTAATTACCGATCACAACGTGCACGAAACACTTGCAATTTGCGATAGAGCCTATCTTTTATTCGAGGGGAAAATACTAAAAGCAGGTACTGCTGAGGAACTTGCATTAGACGAAGATGTAAAACGATTATACCTAGGAGACGACTTCGAATTGAAGCGTCGTGATTTTGCCCAGTAA
- the tig gene encoding trigger factor, whose protein sequence is MNISKENIDALNAVIKLTVEKDDYAKKVDDVLKDYRKRVNMPGFRPGKVPAGVVKKMYGKAVIADEVNKLVSESIHSYIVENNLDLLGEPLPSESQELIDFDTTEKFEFAFDIALAPEVDVKLTKREKLPLYTIEITDEMLASQVDSVAGRFGTTDKVEEVTEKSMVKGDFAELNDKGDVVEEGITKEAAVISLSIIKDDAEKAKLVGAKAGDVITFNPKKAFPNDTEITYMLGVEKEVAESLNSDFQFTITEVTEFKQPEMNQDLFDKAFGEGVVKSEEEFKEKVKSDFANMLAMETEYRFTVDAKEKLMGKVEVEFPEAFLKRWLMATNRENEQLNEETLENEMPHFLEDLKWQLIRNSLVKANELKVEEADVVEYAKKSARIQFMQYGLNNVPDEHLENYAKEMIQKEEQRRQMAEGAINDKVMDFIKESVKLEEKEISREDFNKLFEK, encoded by the coding sequence ATGAACATTTCAAAGGAAAACATTGATGCATTAAACGCGGTTATTAAACTAACTGTTGAGAAAGACGATTATGCAAAAAAGGTGGACGATGTCTTGAAAGATTATCGTAAGCGCGTGAATATGCCTGGTTTCCGTCCGGGTAAAGTACCTGCCGGTGTAGTTAAAAAAATGTATGGTAAAGCAGTAATAGCAGATGAAGTTAATAAGTTAGTTTCAGAAAGTATTCACTCATACATTGTTGAAAACAATCTTGATTTATTAGGTGAGCCTCTTCCATCTGAATCACAAGAATTAATTGACTTTGATACAACTGAAAAATTTGAGTTCGCTTTTGACATTGCACTTGCACCTGAAGTAGATGTTAAACTAACTAAGCGCGAGAAATTACCATTATACACTATTGAAATCACTGACGAAATGCTTGCTTCACAAGTAGATTCAGTGGCTGGTCGCTTCGGAACAACTGACAAAGTTGAAGAAGTTACTGAAAAATCAATGGTAAAAGGAGACTTTGCCGAGCTAAACGACAAAGGTGACGTAGTTGAAGAAGGTATTACTAAAGAAGCAGCAGTTATTTCTTTAAGCATTATCAAAGACGATGCTGAGAAAGCTAAATTAGTTGGTGCTAAAGCTGGTGATGTAATTACTTTCAATCCTAAAAAAGCATTCCCTAACGATACCGAAATCACTTACATGTTAGGTGTTGAAAAAGAAGTTGCTGAATCATTAAACAGCGATTTCCAATTTACAATCACTGAAGTTACCGAATTTAAACAACCTGAAATGAATCAGGATTTATTCGACAAAGCATTTGGTGAAGGTGTTGTTAAATCAGAAGAAGAATTCAAAGAAAAAGTAAAAAGCGACTTTGCTAATATGTTGGCAATGGAAACAGAATACCGTTTCACTGTTGATGCCAAAGAAAAATTAATGGGTAAAGTTGAAGTTGAATTTCCTGAAGCATTCTTGAAAAGATGGTTAATGGCAACCAATCGTGAGAATGAACAATTGAACGAAGAAACTTTAGAGAATGAAATGCCTCATTTCTTAGAAGATCTAAAATGGCAGTTAATTCGTAATTCATTAGTAAAAGCTAACGAACTTAAAGTTGAAGAAGCTGATGTTGTAGAATATGCTAAAAAATCAGCACGTATTCAGTTCATGCAATATGGTTTGAACAATGTGCCTGATGAGCACCTTGAAAACTATGCAAAAGAAATGATTCAGAAGGAAGAACAGCGTCGTCAGATGGCAGAAGGAGCTATCAACGATAAGGTAATGGACTTCATTAAAGAGTCAGTTAAACTCGAAGAAAAAGAAATCTCAAGAGAAGATTTTAATAAATTATTCGAAAAATAA